A stretch of the Medicago truncatula cultivar Jemalong A17 chromosome 5, MtrunA17r5.0-ANR, whole genome shotgun sequence genome encodes the following:
- the LOC11424812 gene encoding uncharacterized protein isoform X3, producing the protein MYEVSVEYGLYEMMSWRAIRLEVAPKNENWGFNISEREAMLSAGTVDKNVERVYKEEKKRMDVNCLQNHSIQSAYHVAQRFLCLKYSNQVGNTIRPALMNLKECCCLKFISLKFIVVVFERTDTKDESMYQSLLNLSLIETITLPFILISRAFCWETLKLMLKIS; encoded by the exons ATGTATGAG GTCTCTGTAGAATATGGGTTATATGAAATGATGAGCTGGAGGGCAATTAGGCTTGAGGTGGCtcctaaaaatgaaaattggggTTTCAATATATCAGAGCGTGAGGCCATGCTTTCTGCAGGGACAGTGGATAAAAATGTAGAAAGGGTCTATAAAGAG gaaaagaaaaggatggATGTCAACTGCTTGCAGAATCACTCGATACAGAGTGCTTATCATGTTGCACAAAGGTTTTTATGCCTGAAATATTCCAATCAAGTCGGGAATACGATTCGGCCAGCTTTGATGAATCTTAAGGA GTGTTGCTGTTTGAAATTTATAAGCCTGAAATTTATTGTGGTGGTCTTTGAGAGGACAGATACAAAAGAT GAAAGTATGTACCAGAGCTTGCTGAACTTATCATTGATAGAAACAATAACCCTTCCCTTCATATTGATCTCAAGGGCATTTTG CTGGGAAACCCTGAAACTTATGCTGAAGATTAGTTAG
- the LOC11424812 gene encoding uncharacterized protein isoform X2 — protein MENGISVSVEYGLYEMMSWRAIRLEVAPKNENWGFNISEREAMLSAGTVDKNVERVYKEEKKRMDVNCLQNHSIQSAYHVAQRFLCLKYSNQVGNTIRPALMNLKECCCLKFISLKFIVVVFERTDTKDESMYQSLLNLSLIETITLPFILISRAFCWETLKLMLKIS, from the exons ATGGAAAATGGCATCTCT GTCTCTGTAGAATATGGGTTATATGAAATGATGAGCTGGAGGGCAATTAGGCTTGAGGTGGCtcctaaaaatgaaaattggggTTTCAATATATCAGAGCGTGAGGCCATGCTTTCTGCAGGGACAGTGGATAAAAATGTAGAAAGGGTCTATAAAGAG gaaaagaaaaggatggATGTCAACTGCTTGCAGAATCACTCGATACAGAGTGCTTATCATGTTGCACAAAGGTTTTTATGCCTGAAATATTCCAATCAAGTCGGGAATACGATTCGGCCAGCTTTGATGAATCTTAAGGA GTGTTGCTGTTTGAAATTTATAAGCCTGAAATTTATTGTGGTGGTCTTTGAGAGGACAGATACAAAAGAT GAAAGTATGTACCAGAGCTTGCTGAACTTATCATTGATAGAAACAATAACCCTTCCCTTCATATTGATCTCAAGGGCATTTTG CTGGGAAACCCTGAAACTTATGCTGAAGATTAGTTAG
- the LOC11424812 gene encoding uncharacterized protein isoform X1, translating into MFSNSLPQLQVSVEYGLYEMMSWRAIRLEVAPKNENWGFNISEREAMLSAGTVDKNVERVYKEEKKRMDVNCLQNHSIQSAYHVAQRFLCLKYSNQVGNTIRPALMNLKECCCLKFISLKFIVVVFERTDTKDESMYQSLLNLSLIETITLPFILISRAFCWETLKLMLKIS; encoded by the exons ATGTTCTCCAACTCTCTTCCACAACTGCAGGTCTCTGTAGAATATGGGTTATATGAAATGATGAGCTGGAGGGCAATTAGGCTTGAGGTGGCtcctaaaaatgaaaattggggTTTCAATATATCAGAGCGTGAGGCCATGCTTTCTGCAGGGACAGTGGATAAAAATGTAGAAAGGGTCTATAAAGAG gaaaagaaaaggatggATGTCAACTGCTTGCAGAATCACTCGATACAGAGTGCTTATCATGTTGCACAAAGGTTTTTATGCCTGAAATATTCCAATCAAGTCGGGAATACGATTCGGCCAGCTTTGATGAATCTTAAGGA GTGTTGCTGTTTGAAATTTATAAGCCTGAAATTTATTGTGGTGGTCTTTGAGAGGACAGATACAAAAGAT GAAAGTATGTACCAGAGCTTGCTGAACTTATCATTGATAGAAACAATAACCCTTCCCTTCATATTGATCTCAAGGGCATTTTG CTGGGAAACCCTGAAACTTATGCTGAAGATTAGTTAG
- the LOC11424812 gene encoding uncharacterized protein isoform X5 gives MFSNSLPQLQVSVEYGLYEMMSWRAIRLEVAPKNENWGFNISEREAMLSAGTVDKNVERVYKEEKKRMDVNCLQNHSIQSAYHVAQRCCCLKFISLKFIVVVFERTDTKDESMYQSLLNLSLIETITLPFILISRAFCWETLKLMLKIS, from the exons ATGTTCTCCAACTCTCTTCCACAACTGCAGGTCTCTGTAGAATATGGGTTATATGAAATGATGAGCTGGAGGGCAATTAGGCTTGAGGTGGCtcctaaaaatgaaaattggggTTTCAATATATCAGAGCGTGAGGCCATGCTTTCTGCAGGGACAGTGGATAAAAATGTAGAAAGGGTCTATAAAGAG gaaaagaaaaggatggATGTCAACTGCTTGCAGAATCACTCGATACAGAGTGCTTATCATGTTGCACAAAG GTGTTGCTGTTTGAAATTTATAAGCCTGAAATTTATTGTGGTGGTCTTTGAGAGGACAGATACAAAAGAT GAAAGTATGTACCAGAGCTTGCTGAACTTATCATTGATAGAAACAATAACCCTTCCCTTCATATTGATCTCAAGGGCATTTTG CTGGGAAACCCTGAAACTTATGCTGAAGATTAGTTAG
- the LOC11424812 gene encoding uncharacterized protein isoform X4 codes for MMSWRAIRLEVAPKNENWGFNISEREAMLSAGTVDKNVERVYKEEKKRMDVNCLQNHSIQSAYHVAQRFLCLKYSNQVGNTIRPALMNLKECCCLKFISLKFIVVVFERTDTKDESMYQSLLNLSLIETITLPFILISRAFCWETLKLMLKIS; via the exons ATGATGAGCTGGAGGGCAATTAGGCTTGAGGTGGCtcctaaaaatgaaaattggggTTTCAATATATCAGAGCGTGAGGCCATGCTTTCTGCAGGGACAGTGGATAAAAATGTAGAAAGGGTCTATAAAGAG gaaaagaaaaggatggATGTCAACTGCTTGCAGAATCACTCGATACAGAGTGCTTATCATGTTGCACAAAGGTTTTTATGCCTGAAATATTCCAATCAAGTCGGGAATACGATTCGGCCAGCTTTGATGAATCTTAAGGA GTGTTGCTGTTTGAAATTTATAAGCCTGAAATTTATTGTGGTGGTCTTTGAGAGGACAGATACAAAAGAT GAAAGTATGTACCAGAGCTTGCTGAACTTATCATTGATAGAAACAATAACCCTTCCCTTCATATTGATCTCAAGGGCATTTTG CTGGGAAACCCTGAAACTTATGCTGAAGATTAGTTAG
- the LOC11420536 gene encoding B-box zinc finger protein 18 isoform X2 has product MRTLCDACESAAAIVFCAADEAALCRACDEKVHMCNKLASRHVRVGLASPSDVPRCDICENAPAFFYCETDGSSLCLQCDMIVHVGGKRTHGRYLLFRQRVEFPGDKPSNADNPASQPLDPGDIKRGQSPLPKQKMGEKQQNHRMPPVPTSEPNADGNSKMENKLIDLNMKPNNRIHEHASNNQP; this is encoded by the exons ATGCGAACGCTTTGTGATGCTTGTGAGAGTGCTGCCGCTATAGTTTTCTGTGCTGCTGATGAGGCTGCACTTTGTCGTGCTTGTGATGAGAAG GTTCATATGTGCAATAAGTTAGCTAGTAGACATGTTAGGGTTGGTCTTGCAAGTCCGAGCGACGTGCCGCGGTGCGACATATGTGAGAATGCACCTG CTTTCTTCTATTGCGAAACAGATGGAAGTTCCCTTTGTTTGCAATGTGATATGATAGTTCATGTTGGTGGCAAAAGAACGCATGGAAGATATCTTCTCTTTAGGCAAAGAGTTGAG TTTCCAGGTGATAAACCTAGTAATGCAGACAACCCGGCTTCACAACCTCTAGATCCAGGTGATATTAAAAGAGGACAAAGTCCACTTCCTAAACAAAAAATGGGAGAGAAGCAACAAAATCATAGGATGCCTCCGGTTCCAACTTCAGAACCTAATGCTGATGGGAATTCtaagatggaaaataaattgattgatttgaacaTGAAGCCTAACAACAGAATACATGAACATGCATCAAATAATCAG CCATAG
- the LOC11420536 gene encoding B-box zinc finger protein 18 isoform X1 gives MRTLCDACESAAAIVFCAADEAALCRACDEKVHMCNKLASRHVRVGLASPSDVPRCDICENAPAFFYCETDGSSLCLQCDMIVHVGGKRTHGRYLLFRQRVEFPGDKPSNADNPASQPLDPGDIKRGQSPLPKQKMGEKQQNHRMPPVPTSEPNADGNSKMENKLIDLNMKPNNRIHEHASNNQVRVHGK, from the exons ATGCGAACGCTTTGTGATGCTTGTGAGAGTGCTGCCGCTATAGTTTTCTGTGCTGCTGATGAGGCTGCACTTTGTCGTGCTTGTGATGAGAAG GTTCATATGTGCAATAAGTTAGCTAGTAGACATGTTAGGGTTGGTCTTGCAAGTCCGAGCGACGTGCCGCGGTGCGACATATGTGAGAATGCACCTG CTTTCTTCTATTGCGAAACAGATGGAAGTTCCCTTTGTTTGCAATGTGATATGATAGTTCATGTTGGTGGCAAAAGAACGCATGGAAGATATCTTCTCTTTAGGCAAAGAGTTGAG TTTCCAGGTGATAAACCTAGTAATGCAGACAACCCGGCTTCACAACCTCTAGATCCAGGTGATATTAAAAGAGGACAAAGTCCACTTCCTAAACAAAAAATGGGAGAGAAGCAACAAAATCATAGGATGCCTCCGGTTCCAACTTCAGAACCTAATGCTGATGGGAATTCtaagatggaaaataaattgattgatttgaacaTGAAGCCTAACAACAGAATACATGAACATGCATCAAATAATCAGGTTAGAGTTCATGGGAAGTAA
- the LOC112422003 gene encoding histone-lysine N-methyltransferase EZA1: MASNATSSTFGLQERYRNIREKDQHSEDFGENGSQTEICLNKSLSEYVEVFDRLFCSKCLIFCCTLHDYSDQQIIYPKEKQPIWSPEGEKGPCGVHCDLYNKDARIEGHVEGNSCVSNWKLLEKELCMKGIEMFGRNSCLISKNLLFMMKTCKEVASYMYAEVPMPHGSMSENENEHYQNIKEKDQHSEDFGENGPQTEIYLNKSLSASLEVFDRLFCSKCLKEKQPIWTPKGDKEPCGVHCDLYNKGATMEGHVEGNSCVSTWKLLEKDLCLKGIEMFGRNSCLISKNLLFMMKTCKEVASYMYDEVPMSHGSMDENENEVEERWHYLRELQITYGPKDVVDSLFYPLFNVISFQIATLSWCVKYDCLCGFESVVHMAWIEEL; encoded by the exons ATGGCCTCAAATGCCACAAGCTCTACCTTTGGACTtcaa GAGCGTTATCGAAATATTAGGGAAAAAGATCAACATTCTGAAGattttggagaaaatggatCTCAAACTGAGATATGTTTGAACAAAAGCTTGAGTGAATATGTGGAAGTTTTTGACCGCCTTTTTTGTTCCAAATGTTTG ATCTTTTGTTGTACTTTGCACGACTATTCTGATCAACAGATTATATATCCA aaagaaaaacaacCAATTTGGTCACCGGAAGGTGAGAAAGGACCATGTGGTGTTCATTGTGACCTTTATAATAAAGATGCCAGAATAGAAGGACATGTTGAGGGGAACTCTTGTGTTTCAAATTGGAAACTTTTGGAGAAAGAACTATGTATGAAGGGAATAGAAATGTTTGGGAGAAATAG TTGCCTTATATCGAAGAACTTACTTTTCATGATGAAGACTTGCAAGGAAGTTGCTAGCTACATGTATGCTGAAGTTCCAATGCCACATGGATCCATGAGCGAAAATGAAAAC GAGCATTATCAAAATATCAAGGAAAAGGACCAACATTCTGAAGATTTTGGAGAAAATGGACCTCAAACTGAGATATATTTGAACAAAAGCTTAAGTGCCAGTTTGGAAGTTTTTGACCGCCTTTTTTGTTCCAAATGTTTG aaagaaaaacaacCAATTTGGACACCGAAAGGTGACAAAGAACCATGTGGTGTTCATTGTGACCTTTATAATAAAGGTGCCACAATGGAAGGACATGTTGAGGGGAACTCTTGTGTTTCAACTTGGAAACTTTTGGAGAAAGATTTATGTCTGAAGGGAATAGAAATGTTTGGGAGAAATAG TTGCCTTATATCGAAGAACTTACTTTTTATGATGAAGACTTGCAAGGAAGTTGCTAGCTACATGTATGATGAAGTTCCAATGTCACATGGATCCATGGACGAAAATGAAAAC GAAGTTGAAGAAAGATGGCATTATCTCCGTGAATTACAAATAACTTATGGCCCTAAAGATGTCGTTGATTCTTTGTTTTATCctttatttaatgttattagTTTTCAG ATTGCAACATTATCATGGTGTGTAAAATATGATTGTTTGTGTGGATTTGAAAGTGTCGTCCATATGGCTTGGATTGAAGAGCTGTAG
- the LOC11423798 gene encoding metallothiol transferase FosB, with the protein MQLLDSLREQELKMEIEEVCEAQALPLLSLNHVSLLCRSVLESMQFYEDVLGFVPIKRPSSFKFTGAWFYNYGIGIHLIQNPDIDEFDTYMNESRPINPKDNHISFQCTDVELVKKRLEEKGMRYVTALVEDEGIKVDQVFFHDPDGYMIELCNCENIPIIPISSCTASFKPRSHSFKRSTSNFKCGGFMQNVMMQSLSMDMMNFAF; encoded by the exons ATGCAGTTGCTCGATTCATTGAGAGAACAAGAGTTGAAAATGGAGATTGAAGAAGTTTGTGAAGCACAAGCACTTCCATTGCTCTCATTGAATCATGTGTCTCTCTTGTGTAGATCAGTGTTGGAGTCTATGCAATTTTATGAGGATGTTTTAGGTTTTGTTCCCATCAAACGACCATCTTCTTTCAAATTTACTGGAGCATG GTTTTATAATTATGGTATTGGAATACATTTGATTCAGAATCCGGACATTGATGAATTTGATACTTACATGAATGAATCAAGACCTATTAATCCCAAGGATAACCATATCTCATTCCAG TGTACGGACGTTGAACTTGTTAAGAAGAGATTAGAAGAAAAGGGAATGAGATATGTTACAGCATTGGTAGAGGATGAAGGAATTAAGGTAGATCAAGTGTTCTTCCATGACCCTGATGGCTACATGATTGAGCTATGCAACTGTGAGAATATCCCAATCATTCCTATTTCTTCATGCACTGCTTCTTTCAAGCCTAGAAGCCATAGCTTTAAGAGATCTACTTCCAATTTCAAGTGTGGAGGATTCATGCAGAATGTTATGATGCAAAGCTTGAGCATGGATATGATGAACTTTGcgttttaa